Genomic segment of Cronobacter dublinensis subsp. dublinensis LMG 23823:
CACCCGGACACGCACATTATCCCGAGTATCCCATGCAACCCATCTGGACGGTCTACCGGCTTTAGTATAAAGCCCCCCGGTACCCGTTTGTGCATACCACGTGGTATCACGAGATGTCGCTATGTCACTGACACAATTAACGATTTTATTTGCTGACCGAATCGATGGAAAAATAGTTTTCCCCGGTTCCCCTATACACATAGGGCTATCAGATGT
This window contains:
- a CDS encoding EndoU domain-containing protein; the protein is MCIGEPGKTIFPSIRSANKIVNCVSDIATSRDTTWYAQTGTGGLYTKAGRPSRWVAWDTRDNVRVRVVYEPANGKVITAFPDSGLVPLHLSQ